In Marinobacter antarcticus, the sequence ATGGGGGTGGGGGAAGTTTTTGTCTATTCCGAAGGTTCGGAAGATCCTGTCGCCCATTCAACGATGACCTATTCGATTCCACCGAAAAAACATGAGAATTAGATTGACGTCTACGTAAACGTCAATCTAATCTGTACACAAGTACAAATGTACAACAATAACAAAAGGTAGATTGGCTCATGAGTGACCAGTACGTGCTGGAGACCCGAAACCTTGTTAAAGAGTTCAAGGGCTTTGTTGCGGTCGACGACGTGAATCTGAAGATTCAGAAAGGCCATATTCACGCTCTGATCGGCCCTAACGGTGCGGGCAAGACGACTGTGTTTAACCTGCTCACCAAGTTCCTCATTCCCACACGCGGAAAGATCCTCTTCAAAGGCGATGACATTACGTCCATGAAGTCAGCGGCGATTGCTCGCAAGGGCGTGGTGCGTTCCTTTCAGATTTCTGCGGTGTTCCCCCACATGACCGCTCTGGAGAACATCCGGGTGGCACTGCAAGGCTTTGAAGGCTCCTCGTTCAGTTTCTGGAAGTCCGGAAGTTCTCTGAACAAGCTGAACGGGCGTTGCATGGAATTGCTCGATTCTGTTGGTCTTGCCGAATACGCCAACACAACAACCGTTGAGCTGGCCTATGGCCGAAAGCGGGCCCTTGAGTTGGCTACGACCCTGGCCATGGAGCCGGAACTTCTGTTGCTGGATGAGCCTACCCAGGGTATGGGCGCAGAAGATGTGGACCGGGTTGTGGAGCTGGTCCGCAAGGCGGCGCAAGGTCGGACAGTACTCATGGTTGAGCATAACCTGAGTGTCGTGAGCAAACTGTGTGATCGAATCACAGTACTGGCGCAGGGCGCGGTGCTCACCGAGGGTGACTATGAAACGGTGTCTGCCGACCCGCGTGTCCGTGAAGTTTATATGGGTACCGCTTCCAGCGGAGAGCGCGGTTCGACCTCCGAGGAAAGCGAAACGGAGGCCGCCCGATGAGTCATAGCTCAGACAAACAGTATGAACAGCTGCGTATTTCCGGCCTGCATGCCTTTTACGGTGAGTCCCATGTTCTGCACGGCATCGACATGGTGGTTCATCGGGGCGAGCTGGTCACGTTGCTGGGGCGTAACGGGGCCGGTCGCAGTACCACGCTGAAATCGATCATGAACATGGTAGGGCGCCGTACTGGCTCGATCATGATCAATGGTGAAGAAACCATGGCCTGCGCGCCACATCATATTGCCAGGTTGGGTGTCGGGTATTGCCCCGAGCATCGGGGAATTTTTTCCGCACTCAGCGTCCAGGAAAACCTCACGCTTCCGCCAGTAGTGCGAAGTGGCGGAATGAGCCTGGAAGAAATCTACTCCATGTTCCCCAACCTCTACGAACGCAGGTTCAGCCAGGGCACTAAGCTTTCGGGCGGCGAACAGCAAATGCTGGCTGTGGCCCGTATCCTTCGCACCGGCGCCAACATGCTGTTGTTGGACGAAATTACCGAGGGCCTCGCCCCGGTCATCGTCGAGATGCTGGGGCATGTGCTGATGAAACTGAAGGAGAAAGGGCTGACCATCGTCCTTGTAGAGCAGAATTTCCACTTCGCTGCGCCTCTGGCCGACCGACATTATGTCGTCGAACACGGGCAGATAGTGGAAGAGGTCAGCGCCGATGAGCTGAGTACCAAACAGTCGGTGCTGGATCGCTATTTGGGCGTTTGATCCCGGATAGGAAAGAGCGAAAAGTAAAACAATAGCAACAATAAACCCGAACCAACGCAAACAGTAGCGGAGATATAATAATGACAATGATGAAAAAGCTTCTGACTTCAGCCGTTGCCTCAGCCATGATGGCCAGTGGTGCCCAGGCTGCGATTTCAAACGATACCGTCAAAATCGGCTATCTGGCGGACATGTCTGGTACCTATCGTGATCTTGCGGGCCCAAATGGTCTGACAGCACTGGAAATGGCGGTTGCCGACTTTGGCGGCAAGGTCAATGGTGCCAAAATCGAGATTGTGAGTGCTGATGACCGAAACAGCCCGGACGTTGCATCCAGCACCGTTCGTCGCTGGGTTGAAAACGAGAACGTCGACCTGGTAGCGGGGCTTGTGGCCTCGTCTGTCTCCATCGCCGTCAGTGACATCCTCGAAGAGAACGACAAGCTGGGCATCATTTCCGGTTCCGCTGCTTCGAGCATCACCAACGAGCACTGTACCCCGAACCACATTCACTACGTGTACGATACCTACCCGCTGGCCAACGGCACCGCAAGTGCTGTCGTCAAAGAGGGTGGCAAGACCTGGTATATCCTGACTGCAGATTATGCGTTTGGCCACTCCCTGGAAGCTGACGTAACCCGTGTGGTGGAAGCCAATGGCGGGGAAATCATCGGAAAGTTGCGTCATCCGTTCCCGACGCCTGATTTCTCGTCCTTTATTCTTCAGGCCCAGGCTTCGGGTGCTGACGTGGTTGCTCTGGCGAACGCCGGCGCAGATACCACCAACGCCATCAACACGGCCAGCGAGTTTGGTGTGACCCAGTCCGGTCAGACCCTCGCCGCGTTGTTGTTGTTCCTGACGGATGTTCACGCACTGGGTACTGAAGCGGCCCAGGGTATCCAGCTGACAACAGGCTGGTACTGGGATATGAATGATGAGACCCGTGCCTGGTCGGACCGTTTCATGGAAGAGACCGGTGTACGTCCAACCATGGTTCATGCCGGCATCTACTCCAGCGCCATGCAATACCTGAAAGCGGTTGACGCTACCGGTTCAGACGATGCCCAGACTGTGCGCAAGCAAATGATGGATACTCCGATCAACGACATGTTTGCCAAGAACGGTAAGATCCGTGTCGATGGCCGGATGGTGCATGATAT encodes:
- a CDS encoding ABC transporter ATP-binding protein, which produces MSHSSDKQYEQLRISGLHAFYGESHVLHGIDMVVHRGELVTLLGRNGAGRSTTLKSIMNMVGRRTGSIMINGEETMACAPHHIARLGVGYCPEHRGIFSALSVQENLTLPPVVRSGGMSLEEIYSMFPNLYERRFSQGTKLSGGEQQMLAVARILRTGANMLLLDEITEGLAPVIVEMLGHVLMKLKEKGLTIVLVEQNFHFAAPLADRHYVVEHGQIVEEVSADELSTKQSVLDRYLGV
- a CDS encoding ABC transporter ATP-binding protein, which codes for MSDQYVLETRNLVKEFKGFVAVDDVNLKIQKGHIHALIGPNGAGKTTVFNLLTKFLIPTRGKILFKGDDITSMKSAAIARKGVVRSFQISAVFPHMTALENIRVALQGFEGSSFSFWKSGSSLNKLNGRCMELLDSVGLAEYANTTTVELAYGRKRALELATTLAMEPELLLLDEPTQGMGAEDVDRVVELVRKAAQGRTVLMVEHNLSVVSKLCDRITVLAQGAVLTEGDYETVSADPRVREVYMGTASSGERGSTSEESETEAAR
- a CDS encoding ABC transporter substrate-binding protein gives rise to the protein MTMMKKLLTSAVASAMMASGAQAAISNDTVKIGYLADMSGTYRDLAGPNGLTALEMAVADFGGKVNGAKIEIVSADDRNSPDVASSTVRRWVENENVDLVAGLVASSVSIAVSDILEENDKLGIISGSAASSITNEHCTPNHIHYVYDTYPLANGTASAVVKEGGKTWYILTADYAFGHSLEADVTRVVEANGGEIIGKLRHPFPTPDFSSFILQAQASGADVVALANAGADTTNAINTASEFGVTQSGQTLAALLLFLTDVHALGTEAAQGIQLTTGWYWDMNDETRAWSDRFMEETGVRPTMVHAGIYSSAMQYLKAVDATGSDDAQTVRKQMMDTPINDMFAKNGKIRVDGRMVHDMFLAEVKTPDESTGEWDLYKILRTIPADEAYRPLSESKCPLVTGK